TTGAGACGACCAACTCCTATACGCGTACTACTACTGAGTACAGGGTACTGACTGGTCAATCCCCTTAAGTAATTGCTGAAGATACGAGAGTGTGCTATAATCATGCGTCGTCATGGTCGATTCGATTATACTACATAGATACTCGACACGGACAGCACACGGGAGTACGTTTTCCCACGTGGGCGAGTACGTTCATCTGCGTATACAATTAGCTGTGGTATATTCAGTGGTTGACATTAGGTATGTATGTGTGTGGAGGTCAAGACTTGTTTCTTTGTCTTTTTGGCGAGGATAGTAGCACTAATATCCACGAAATTTCTGGTGAAGCAGCTCGCCTTATTAGGGCAGGTATAGCACGCGCGTCACACGGTGAAACGCAGTTGCCAATTGGTGCTTTATTAGTTAGACTTGCTTGAGAGAGCAAGAACATTTCTGTAGTTAACCAAGGTTCTTTATTGATTACAACTAGCTGATGGCCGCCGAATGGGTGACGGAGCCGAAGCCGAGCCAGGTGTGGTGGCCTTGGGGAGAACAGAAATATACGAAGCCAGTTTGTCTTCAGAAACGCACGAAGATGCCTTGGTTTGGTTGTCGAATTCCAGGGACCAACCGTTTTACTGTTCCCACTGCAGACTGCAGACCAGTTCCCTGGTTTTCGCATAAACTTCTCGTGCAACTTGAAACTGCCTCTGAGTTATGGATCTCTGTTTGCTCTGTATTAATTGAAGAGCGCTCAAGAATGTCAATTTAATTCGTTGGCTAAATTAAATGGTTGGTAAACCTTTTCCAAATGAGCCGGTGGCAAGTGAGGTTTTCAACGAGTTCCGTAATTTCTGTTAGCTGCCTGTGCCTGACGGACCTTGCAGCCAAACTCTTGGGAACTTCAGTTCCTGAATTATGATGGTTTTCTATTGATAGAAATAGGGGCAGCTCTCTATAAAAAGAAAGATAGGGGAAAAGGTGGCCACTCAGCCCAGTCAGATCAACAGTATCGGAGAAGACACGATCATATACCAGTAGAATTGTTAGTGAAACACCGAGTTCACCATGAGTCTATGACAACTAAGACAGGGGAAATGCCTCAACTCTGGACAGGTCAAAGCTTCTACATTAGTGAAGGATGGGCCACTGCTATTTACCTATGTACATCACGACAGCACTCCTGGATACTCATTGCTCGGGAGGAGAACCAGCTTCGATCACACCTGTCACATCAACTCCAATCCTCTCAGCGACCTGCATCACGGGCAATGGTCCAGTATAAGCAAAGATAATCGATGGAAAGAGTAGACGATATACTGCGGAGAAGAACCATTTTACTGCACACGTGTGAGTTGCAACCGGGTAACAGAACattcggtaaaaaaaaaacccgggTAACAGAACGCAAATGATGGATATTTATGCCACAAATGTAAGCATAATtggcaacttggcatgcaCTATCTGAACTGTTCTATGGAGGTTGACAAATGAACTAGCCACAAATGTAAGCATCATTTCCCATGTAAACAAGAGATGTAAGAAAGTTAAATGCAAGCTACTGTGCCTGACAAAGAATTTCCAGGAGAATAAAATGGTTATTGTCGGCGTATGGAGAAAGAGAATCACCTCCTTAAAAGAGTGAACATCACTGCCCCAAAGCCATGCGTCACAGCCCGCATCTCTAGCCCCCCATATATCATTTCTACGATCATCTCCAACATGCACAGCTTCTTCAGGTTTGACACCCAAGAGCTCACAGGCCTTCAAAAATATTGTTGGGTTTGGCTTCTCTGCTGCAATCTGTTTGTAGAGTATTCCGAAAAACAGGAGTATTAGGCACGGAAGATGGCTTGGAAGAATAttacaaatttttttggaaacttCTATTCAGCTCTGGAGATCCAGACTTAAGGCTGATTTATTAGTCTTGCTTGGCTATAGGGTGCCACAAAACCTGTTCAATTACTTGTCTGTTTTGATATGCTCTTTATAATTCTTCTGGGGCGTGTCCCAGTTTGTAAATATGTAACTGTAAACTTTATTAAAATTAATATACCAcagtaggagcctctcctactgtTTCCAggcaaatatatatatatatatatatatatatatatatatagtgcaAACATGTTAACTTGCCGCTGAAAGAACCTGAATGGAAATAGAACTCTTTGTTAACCATCCAACCACATTGCAATGGTAGGTTGAAGAAGTGATAATATATATAAGTCAACCTACCTCAGCAGACACGGCAACTGCATCAAACCAGTGATCGCATTTCAGGACCTGTAGAAGTGGCCGTAGACGGGTATCAAAATTGGAGACAACAGCTGTTTTAACACCAGTCTTTCTGATAGCTTCAAACACATGTTCAGCATCAGGATCGCAGAGCTTCCAAGCCTACCAAGCACAAAAATGTTATCACTGGGCCTATCAGGGGAAAAATCTATTTGATTTATTAACCACAGTTAAATCTCACATTTTCTGTCATATAGTATTTGTATAGTTCCTCAAAGTACTCCAAGTTTGAGCACCCTGTAGAAGATGTGACTATGTATTGCCAAAAGGCTCTTCCATCATCCACATACCTGGACCAAGTTAGAAAACATACAGTGAGAGCTTCAGTCAACAGTATGACCACTATGATAGCATCCAGGGAAATGCAACAACCAAAACAACTAAAGGACCTAATCCCTAACTCTCCTTATCCCTCTCTCTAGTGTTCTTTCTGTGTGTTTTCTTTGCAACTCTCTTCGTCGAATGTTTCAACCATCTTGGCAATAAATCGCACGACGTtttgttccaaaaaaaaaaccactgAAGGAAAGTGTTATGCTCGGGCGACAAAAGATATTTTATGCACTACTCACATCCAAATATGTCCAGGAATAAAATTAAATCAGGAAGAGTTTTCCATAAAGAGGTGCCGCTGAAAAGTAATAAAGGAAGAATGCACGGAAGAAGATACCGAGCTTGGCATTTAAGTGAATAAAGCCATATCAAGCTTGCATCATATTGGAAGTTCTGAGAAATCCATAACTGAACCTTTTAGACATTATTGAAGATCCTTGTCTGCtgatttgtgtgtgtgtgtgtggggggggggggggggggggcatagTGATAGAGGACGACAAAAATAGTGTGCCACTTGGCGCAGTTGCTGGATTGCAAACCTCAAGTAAATGAGTGACTAAATGTTCACCGTATTAATGGTGCACAAGGAAGCAGGAATATTCGAGAACGAAGATTatgtggtggtggaggatCCAGTAACCTAAGAGGCAATGACGTCGACGGTTTCGGATGTACTCCCAACACCAGTGGCATTAGTATTGCTAAGGCAAGTTTggtggaagaaagaaagaagactTATGAGATAATAGGCTTTGATAACATGCAAGTTTAACTAGTTGTTGTTGTATGTGCAGTCATGCATACAAAATAGGGAGATAGTGATAGGTAGATCAAGATATATTGGAAGTTAACAAACTGAGTGCAGAAAAGAGGCAAAGCGGGGGAGTGGAGCTACCATGACTACATGCACAAGCAAGAGCCAGAATGCAGCAGCATGCAGACATGTAGCAGGAGTCCTTGATGGTTATCCCATAAACCATATGTGAGGTCCTTGCCAAATTGTCGTGAGTTTGGTAGATTACGCAAATGTATTCAGGGACTTCAGACACTTGAAAGTGAAAGTTTGCAGGGTATTGATGCCATAGCTGAATGGGTCTGGCGGTCTGCTAACATGATTAAGCTAAAGTTGCAGTATTGAAGTTCAATCATAGATTGAAAGCCATTTGGCAACAGAAATAGCTAGACACTACACAGGAGCGAAATTGCGCTTTTGGGTGCATCTCTACCACTAAGGTTTTGACGGCATTAACAAATTAGGAAgcaaaaagagagagcaacTTCTTCACATGAGATACGATATCCTGAAAAGTATAACATTGAACAGCAAAGAAACGTAAAGCTGATACATCAATCAAAGTATAAGACTGATATTATGTCCTTGGCCACCAAATACACCAATGTAGACTTCTCCGTTGAGTATAAAAACCTTTTTGGAAATACATTTACTTTGTATATTTTGTTGTCTATGTATCCATAAAAAGCGTTGACAGCCATGCTCCTGAGACAAGGTCACATATGGAAATTATCTAAAAATATGTTAGCCAGAAATTATAGGGTATGGCAATTGGCAAGGTGGATACATGGAATAAACTAAATCCCAAGGTGACAATTTATTTAGAAATAACAAGGAAATTATAGTTTCATGGCTCATCTAATTGTGCCATTATTTTTCaatcattttcctttttgtcgTCATTCGTAAATCTAGGGATGCTACTAATGTATGACAAGACTTGTAGTGTCTAATGGGAGCACGAGCTGAtagcgcgccgccgctgcggctcCGCGATCAGAGCCAGCCTGATGTATCCCTGTATCTGTAATAAGCCGCACAACACGTATCCACATTGGTGTTGCATAGGGGAGCACTAAGCTGAACACATGTCTGCACTTGAAAATATTTAGAGAGAAGATTACATAAGCCTACTTCAGATCATAGTCAGCACACATCTGACTTAAAACTTTACGTAAGAGGCATTACTTCTATAGTTGGACATAGTGAAATGTCGTGCTGtccacacacatgcatgaacCTGCGCATGCCCACCATTTTTTTGCTGGGAACAGCAGGAGCACTGCTTTTTCATTAAGTAGAGGGAAACTGTACAAATTAGAGGTGAGCTTAGAGAGCTTCGTACAACCAAATCATTTTCAAAGGAGGCAGAAGAATATCAAATagggttttgctatttctaaggcgactgagaaataactatttctaagtccaTGCTAACAATTGTCCGATCAAATCACTGAGATTCGTGCAAGATTCATGCAAGTACAAAGGACGAGAAAAATCTTAATCGGATGGCTATGATTGtcaactgagaaataactatttctaagtcggcTATGAAATAGACATCCCCTATCACATATTAGCAAATTGCAATATGTATCTGTTAGTCTAGGTACAGGTTGCATCAAAACAATACTCCACTTGACTTATTTAAGATGCAACACAAAATTTAAGATACTACTGTTAATGAAGCAATAATTACAAAAGTATCGCTTTGTAGATGGATATATCGGCATTAATAGGATGTGTATACATCACAATTTCATACCTGAGCCGTGATCTGTCCCATGGTTGCTCATACGCCCACCGATATCTCCTCAATATCTCATCTTCAGAGTATTTCACTCCATACTTCTCCCCAATGCTCTTGTACACCTAATCAAAGGGAGGACAAGTAAATCAAACACAGCCTATCGCAGATCAATCCATGGTAGCCCACGGGCGCCGCATCAAGCAGACGCCAACGCCTGAAGCCGAAGGAACAATTCACGCGGAACTCCAGCATTGCTGATAACGTCCGCAACCAAATCATAATCCAGAACCCAGATCACAGTTTGCACTGAGATAATCACATAGCTAACACGGCGAGAAAGGGGAGGGAATGGTCCATCGGAGCCGGACTGACCTGGGCGGtgggctgggcggggacgagGAGGGTGCCGACAGCGTCGACGAGTAGGGCGCGGTGGGTGACGTCGCCGTAGATGGACTTGCGGTAGTCGTAGTactccctcgccgccgagaGCTCCCACATGGCCCCGCGTTccctctccgcctccgccgccgacgtcgccAGCCGCCGCAGGCCCCCCAAAagggccgccgcgcgcgctcTAGCGACGGCCGCCATTTCACCGGTACGTTGGCGGT
This is a stretch of genomic DNA from Brachypodium distachyon strain Bd21 chromosome 1, Brachypodium_distachyon_v3.0, whole genome shotgun sequence. It encodes these proteins:
- the LOC100822158 gene encoding putative uncharacterized hydrolase C7D4.05 codes for the protein MAAVARARAAALLGGLRRLATSAAEAERERGAMWELSAAREYYDYRKSIYGDVTHRALLVDAVGTLLVPAQPTAQVYKSIGEKYGVKYSEDEILRRYRWAYEQPWDRSRLRYVDDGRAFWQYIVTSSTGCSNLEYFEELYKYYMTENAWKLCDPDAEHVFEAIRKTGVKTAVVSNFDTRLRPLLQVLKCDHWFDAVAVSAEIAAEKPNPTIFLKACELLGVKPEEAVHVGDDRRNDIWGARDAGCDAWLWGSDVHSFKEVAERIGVDVTGVIEAGSPPEQ